A stretch of Lactuca sativa cultivar Salinas chromosome 6, Lsat_Salinas_v11, whole genome shotgun sequence DNA encodes these proteins:
- the LOC111894193 gene encoding UDP-glycosyltransferase 73C4, protein MASKVHVLMIPLMCPGHLIPMVDMAKLIAQQSATVTIVITPRNAARFGAVLHRAVASGHPIRILQLQFPASEYGLPEGCENVDDLPSFKLTKNFFDATAKLQEPLEKVFNDLKPTPSCMISDKHLTWTADVPIPSLSRWVIFDGMSCFTQLATHNLCVSKVHEQVGDFDPFLLPGLPDNITMTKSQLPGLFNPGKSAEAKVIKTVREKIRAAETGAYGVVINSFEELERTYIEEYRKVKQKVWCIGPFSQSNKNDLDKAQRGSNDSIITSHECITWLDSQEPGSVVYACLGSLTRLTPPQFIELALGLEESESPFILVVKGGSRTEEIEKWLVEDGFETRVKGRGVLIRGWAPQVLILSHPSLGAFLTHCGWNSTIEGICAGVPMITWPQFAEQFFNEKLVVEVVGTGVGVGAESVMPLVEEDAAGKQVKREDVCKAVKMVMDEGIEGKERREKAKYFREMAEKALEEEGSSQVNIKLFIEDIMLHINKDMADKL, encoded by the coding sequence ATGGCTTCCAAAGTTCATGTTCTTATGATACCTCTAATGTGCCCAGGTCACCTCATTCCAATGGTGGACATGGCCAAACTCATAGCACAACAATCGGCCACCGTCACCATCGTCATCACACCCCGTAACGCCGCCAGGTTTGGGGCAGTCCTCCACCGCGCAGTGGCCTCAGGCCACCCCATCCGAATCCTCCAACTCCAATTCCCAGCCTCAGAATACGGATTACCAGAAGGATGTGAAAACGTAGACGATTTACCATCATTCAAGTTGACCAAGAACTTCTTTGACGCAACTGCTAAACTCCAAGAAccacttgaaaaagtgtttaacGATCTTAAACCGacaccaagttgtatgatttctGATAAACATTTAACTTGGACAGCAGATGTTCCAATTCCCAGCCTCAGCAGATGGGTTATTTTCGATGGAATGAGTTGTTTCACTCAGTTAGCTACTCATAATCTCTGTGTTTCCAAGGTTCATGAACAGGTGGGGGATTTCGATCCGTTTTTGTTGCCGGGTTTACCAGATAACATAACCATGACTAAATCTCAGCTTCCAGGGTTATTCAATCCAGGCAAGAGTGCAGAGGCAAAGGTGATAAAAACTGTACGTGAGAAAATTAGAGCAGCAGAAACAGGAGCATATGGGGTAGTTATAAACAGTTTTGAGGAGTTGGAAAGAACATATATCGAAGAATACAGGAAAGTGAAGCAAAAAGTTTGGTGTATCGGGCCGTTTTCACAATCTAACAAGAATGATTTAGATAAAGCTCAACGTGGAAGTAATGATTCCATCATCACGAGCCATGAGTGCATCACCTGGCTCGATTCTCAGGAACCAGGGAGTGTGGTTTACGCATGTTTAGGGAGCCTAACGCGACTCACACCACCACAGTTTATAGAACTGGCTCTAGGGTTAGAAGAGTCAGAATCCCCGTTTATTTTAGTGGTGAAAGGAGGGAGTCGAACAGAAGAGATAGAGAAATGGTTGGTGGAAGATGGATTTGAAACGAGAGTGAAAGGAAGAGGTGTTTTGATCCGTGGGTGGGCCCCGCAAGTTCTCATATTATCACATCCCTCGTTAGGAGCTTTCTTGACTCACTGTGGGTGGAACTCGACTATTGAAGGGATTTGTGCAGGTGTACCGATGATAACGTGGCCTCAATTTGCTGAGCAATTTTTTAACGAGAAGTTGGTTGTGGAAGTAGTGGGAACTGGTGTGGGTGTTGGGGCTGAATCAGTGATGCCATTAGTTGAGGAAGATGCAGCTGGGAAGCAAGTGAAACGAGAGGACGTGTGTAAAGCTGTGAAGATGGTGATGGATGAAGGTATTGAAGGAAAAGAGCGAAGAGAAAAAGCTAAATATTTTAGGGAGATGGCTGAAAAAGCGTTAGAAGAGGAAGGATCGTCTCAAGTTAATATAAAACTGTTCATTGAAGATATCATGCTACACATAAATAAGGACATGGCAGATAAGTTATAG
- the LOC128126774 gene encoding uncharacterized protein LOC128126774 gives MTTITTHHHHCHHHHPPPITPPPTTTTHHHSPPSPPPTTRQNHHPPLSPPPPPPTTTTTHPPPPPITTTYPTPTIMTNTHHPSPPPTTTTHHHYPPPTTITHLHLPSQPPTTTPPMTH, from the coding sequence AtgaccaccatcaccacccatcaTCACcattgccaccaccaccacccaccacccatcaccccTCCACCAACTACCACTACCCATCACCACTCGCCACCATCACCCCCACCCACCACCAGACAAAACCATCACCCACCACTATCACCACCACCCCCACCACCCACTACAACTACCacccacccacctccaccacccatcacaacCACCTACCCAACACCCACCATTATGACCAACACCcatcacccatcaccaccacccacaaccaccacccatcaccactaccCACCACCTACTACCATCACCCACCTCCACCTCCCATCacaaccacccaccaccaccccaCCCATGACACATTAA